The Poecilia reticulata strain Guanapo linkage group LG1, Guppy_female_1.0+MT, whole genome shotgun sequence DNA window aaacaaaacagttaGTCaaattaatcgtgatgaattgattattgaaataattgttgaTAATTGATCAATCGTTAACTGAAGTAAGCAATCTCTTAAAAAGGTCATTCGCTGAAAAAACAACACCTTCAGAGGAGCAATTGtgccaaaaatgtacaaatatatacattttgcatttacgATTAAAAGGCATTAGTCTGTAAATGTCTTGcacaaaactcctcaagtgacctcatagttttagcttcacttagTTCAAATTCAATAAAGGAATGTGATCTTACTGCATTTTAAggaataaaatcttatttatttgtctataaaaatgaacaaaattatttgtttagatgcatcttttaatgtatttctagtaCCATATAGAAggtagttaaatgaaaaatctgtattcAATCGTCAGaataacaaatacatttatttatatatatttattaagtTGTAGAACAATAAACGTTCTGTTTCAGGCAGTTCAGTCTCTGTTTGGgtctcttcctctccttcacAGTGGGAGTGTAAGACGGACATGGACAACGCCTTCAGGTTTGGTGCCATTGAGGTGAGCTGCGAGGGTTACAGTCACCCGGCTGATGACTACATCCTGAAGGGCTCCTGTGGCCTGGAGTTCACCCTGGAGCTGACCCAGGAGGGAAAGAGGAAGACGCCAGGCAGCTTTGGCTCCCAGGGTGGATTTAAACAATGGGGAGGTCAGAGGAAACATTATTTATGTAGCCATTGAAGTGTAATGGGTGTCACGATAACAGGttttaatgaacaataaaattttccagaagttattgcaataaacgataacattgttGATTTGAGATCGTGCTCAAGTAATGCAGtggtataataatgcaagaacacattctcaaagatcagtaaacttaaatgtaataaatgttgcaagACAGCCAAACAGactctaccggactatcagatTTAAAAACTCCCTGAATATATATTaaagtgctttttctttttttgtgactttcctCAGGACTTGGGGGTCTTGCCTCTGGTATCTTCAGCAGTTTCTTTGGAAACAAGCGCCACCAACATCAGCATCATCAGCagcctcagcagcagcattaCACCCAGGACGGCGAGTCTTCAGGGGGATTGCTGGGGGTCGCTGTGCTTCTCCTCATAGCTTATGGTATCTACAAGCTGTTTCTCAGTGGGGACACGGCCCAGTTTGGACAGACTGGTGGACAGCCCGGCTACCCTCAGGATAATCACCCAAACAACATGGGAGGACCGCCCCCACCTGGATTCAAACCTGACTACACAGGtacctgaagcagaaaaaacaaaatccgtcacagattaaaatttttaaggATCGCTCCCACCTTCCCACCTGTCTGTTTCTTGATCAGGCTATCCAGGCGCCAATCCTGGCTATGGTTTCCACAACGATTACACTCATGGACAATATTACCAAGGACGCCGCTCTGGGGCCGGCACGGGCAGTGGCGGCTTCTGGACTGGGATGGGAACAGGAGGAGTGCTGGGATATCTGTTCGGTCGACAGAGGTTGGTGAAGGAGAAGTTTGAATTTGCAGACTGAGTTTGGACTTATGGACCCCCTGCAACGTTACCTCACCCTCATCTCTCTGCTTGCTAAAGCTAAGTTGACAATATAAGGCGTTAAACCTTAAATGTGCCtgatttttgaaagaaaaacagatgcagtgctttgctactaattgtcaacactataACACCTAGAGTAGACAACAAGgtctgaaaaaagttttaatgaggGAGATGGAGGTCAGTTATGCTCCCTTGACTTCTGTACCAGGTAGATGTGATGTTGAATTCGgtgtgtttcggttcagttacaaaataaaacctaaacaccaattctgacagatcatcagtagagcaggtgttttaaattagctaatcaaccaccggtgttagcttagctaatagcagcggtagctaatctaccacatcTGTGATTATTAACCAGTGATCACTtataacagcaaaaataaacatcaagcctaaaAGCATAAAACTGTAACGGTCTGAATGTCGTGTTCATTGTGTGGGAAAAGTTTGGCGTGGAGCCCTGATACGTTTGTGGCgatgttgtcagttgctatggcaacgagccTTCGCGTAGAGTAGCCAACACAGAAAGTCGGTTTCGAGTTTTTCCTCATCGGTTTTTCTGCAccagttttcccttttttgtggCGGATAGCACTAGTTACCTACATCTCCagggtttcattttgttaacgGAGTTGTTCTACCGCGGCGGCGCGGCTATGGAGGGGGTCCATAGAAAGATGTTCATCTCTCAGTTTAAATTCAGCTTCCAGCTTCTTGTTGACATGCGGTTGTTTTGCAGAACGCAGCCCTGCAGTCCGCCTCCAGCTGGACAAAACCACTCCTCTGGGACAAATACGTCTTCTGGGACACGCACTGCTTCAGGTACCGAGGCTTGTGTTCGCTACTGGACTGATTCAGAGAAATGTAGAAACGTCTCATTGATGGTTTGGAGGAATCATCATGTTCTAAATAGTTTTGCTCCCGCTACTTGGGCTGCAACTTAAGATTGTTTTAGTAATCGACTAAGGTATCattgcataaaaaaagcataaagcggtaaaatgaaaaatctgctgaaggtgcaagttttttttacac harbors:
- the saraf gene encoding store-operated calcium entry-associated regulatory factor; translated protein: MELLPVTVVLLFVLVETTCSWNQDSVLLRDIQALTFYRNRFTTARRSSPVPQLKCVGGSAGCHVFIPDVVQCVNRGWDGVDVQWECKTDMDNAFRFGAIEVSCEGYSHPADDYILKGSCGLEFTLELTQEGKRKTPGSFGSQGGFKQWGGLGGLASGIFSSFFGNKRHQHQHHQQPQQQHYTQDGESSGGLLGVAVLLLIAYGIYKLFLSGDTAQFGQTGGQPGYPQDNHPNNMGGPPPPGFKPDYTGYPGANPGYGFHNDYTHGQYYQGRRSGAGTGSGGFWTGMGTGGVLGYLFGRQRTQPCSPPPAGQNHSSGTNTSSGTRTASGFGGTKRR